The Triticum urartu cultivar G1812 chromosome 5, Tu2.1, whole genome shotgun sequence genome contains the following window.
CATTCACAATGCTCATACCTGGCTCCATTGGAAACATACTACCACACTAAGAAGTGCTTTAGGTTACAAAAGTGGTCCACTTGCATCATACACCGCAAGCTACTTCCATACTACTAGTTCAGTTCTCCCTGGCAAATGTACACATACTGAACCGCAGGCACAGAGGAGGATGCTGGAACTTAGCCCAGTAGAACAAACTTGTCGTCCACCTTCCGAAGGACGTGAACGGTCATCGTCGCCTTCCTCGCGCCTTTCATCAGCTCGAAGACGCACACGTAGCCCTCGCGCAGCCTATTGTCACGAACAAACTTGCTCCAGCGCCGGCAGTTGAAGCCTCGGGTGACACTCCCGTGGTAGTACTTCAGATACCATTTCTCTTTTCTGTTTGGCCTGAGAAGCAGCATCTCATGTGATCTCCCCTCGAGATGATCAGCTGCAAATTTGCTTGGGACGATCTGCAGGCAGAGCATTATCAGGTTCAGTATTGATTAGATACCACAAGTTCAGCAGCATCATGGATAGTCTTAACTGCAATCTTGAATATATCAGTAAGAAAATCACTATATTTTAAGGTACCATTTCTTAGATTATATATTCAGGAACCTAGGAAACAAAAAGACATCATCTAGGGAAAGGAAAACAAAAAGATGACTATATGAAAGTTCTGCCCAAAATCCCAATCTAACAGAGAGAACTGCTGTTTCCCCATACAAAGCAAGCATTTTGTTTTGGGTTCCATTATCAGCTAAAATTGGAACAAGTATCCAGCGGTTTTCagcaaaaacaaaacaaaagcaGAAGTTCTATGTATGTACTTTTCATCCTAATAGCAAAAAAAATTAAACTAACCAGGAAGTTGTTCGTGCGGCGAACATGAGTCTTCTGCAGGACAGCCACATACACAGGGTTGCCTAATTGAATTGATGCCAGCCCGAATATTTCCTCTCGATCATCTTCACTCAGGCAATTTGCAAACCttgagtagtagtagtagtcggATTCAGTGTGGTGGTTATcactttcctcttcttcctctactGCCTCATTCTTAAGAAAACAGTTGTTGTTCTTTGGAGATTCAGTCTCTTTCCCTGTGGAAAATGCGCATTATGTTCACCAAAGTATTTATGTCAAAATGATCAAGTACAACACAGTCACTCTTGATTATATATGGTTTTAGGCTTATGCATTAGCTGACAGCATCAATGCCACACAAGAGCAAGCTGTGAGGAGATGCTGCAAACTTGTATTGACTTTGCTTACTTGGTTTCTTTGAAGTAGAGGCCTTGTGAGTAGACCGAACCAGCTGAGATAGTGGCATGCTAGTATCATTTGAATCACTCAAAATGCAGTGCTCTTCACCGTGTTGACACACAATGTTATCAAACTGTTTGCGCATGTTGGTACCCTTTTTACTGGCAAAGAAACATGAAACCTTCTCGCAGCCACCTGCGTCAAAGATGAGTACATCAAAGGAGCCATTGCCACTGCATTTGAAGAACAAGAGGTCATTCTCCTGCAGTTCGTGAGCCCTGGCAAATTCCACCCATCCTGGCATGAAGAACAGCTCATCGGCAATCTTTTCGACACCAACGCGCCATTCCTCGCCGCTTGGTGCTTTGAGTGTGAATCCTCCATTGGTGATCTTCCCGATGAAATTGTTGGCAATCTTCTCTGGTATGCTCTGAGATGAACACAGTAATCAGGCATCTCATACAATTAGTTTTCCACAGTGGATGATAATGCAGCAAAAACTCCATTTAGATGACATGAAACGACTGTCATTCAGAAAGGGAAAAAATGTTCTTGAAAATAAAAAGGTAGCACTAGTATATATCCATAGTGGATACTCCACTTAATACTCACAATGCGCTGCTGAAAATCTCCTGTCATGAACTTGAAGAAGCTGATCTTGCTCACATCCTCCATGTGCTCCCAGTAGTAGTGCTCCTGCCACTCCCTGCACCTCCCACACCTTCCCTTCCCATCCACCATCAACTCACCTGCCACCACCATTGCAGATGTGCATGAAGCTTCGTCAGTTGCCAAGGCCCCAAATCCATGGATGCGATGCAAGGAAAGCAGAGTATGTGCGTACATCTGAATGCAGCTGACCCTGACCTgaggaaggaggagaggaggagatgagTTCTTGGCTTCTCCGACGAGGCTGTTGTAACTTTTCTCCTTGATGTTAACGATAAGAGGCTGCTTTGATGAGTGAGGGTGGGAGGAGTGGTTCC
Protein-coding sequences here:
- the LOC125507951 gene encoding B3 domain-containing protein Os12g0592300-like yields the protein MYAHTLLSLHRIHGFGALATDEASCTSAMVVAGELMVDGKGRCGRCREWQEHYYWEHMEDVSKISFFKFMTGDFQQRISIPEKIANNFIGKITNGGFTLKAPSGEEWRVGVEKIADELFFMPGWVEFARAHELQENDLLFFKCSGNGSFDVLIFDAGGCEKVSCFFASKKGTNMRKQFDNIVCQHGEEHCILSDSNDTSMPLSQLVRSTHKASTSKKPRKETESPKNNNCFLKNEAVEEEEESDNHHTESDYYYYSRFANCLSEDDREEIFGLASIQLGNPVYVAVLQKTHVRRTNNFLIVPSKFAADHLEGRSHEMLLLRPNRKEKWYLKYYHGSVTRGFNCRRWSKFVRDNRLREGYVCVFELMKGARKATMTVHVLRKVDDKFVLLG